ATTTTGAAAAATCTGTGGTGATTAATGCTCCAAAAGAAAAAGTATGGCAGCATGTAGGCTCACTGAAAGAGTATAATGTCTGGGACCCGTTTTCCAAAGCGGACAAAGATATTGTAATTACCTATTCCGGAACTGGTGACAAAGTGGGAGACTCCTATCACTGGAAAGGAAATGACAAAGTAGGAGAGGGCGAACAGTCTGTTACTGAAATTGTACCCAATGAAAAACTGATTACCAAGCTTCATTTTATCAAACCTTTTGAAGGTGATGCTAAAGCAAACCTTATTTTAACTCCTGAAGGGAACGGAACCAAAGTTACCTGGTCAATAGATAACGAGCTGAACACCATGATGAAGATCATGAAACCTATGATGGATAGTAATATGAATACGATGTTTGAGCAGGGACTCGGAGATCTTAAAAAAATTGCTGAAAAATAAAAGAATAAGCCTTGCGGAACGCAAGGCTTATTCTTTTAAAATGAGTTTTTGTACTAAATCAATAAGCTTCATCAGCTATATTGGCTTTCTTTTTTTTGGTGTTTAGTATTCTGTTTTGGCTATACAGTTTGTAAGATTTTCGTTGCCATCATTCTTAATCAGGATATTATCTTCTATACGGACTCCGCCGATATCGTACCACTTTTTGAGCTCCGTCCAGTTGATATCATCATAAAATTTCTTCTGCTGATAAGCACTTTCGAGAATGGCAGGCATAAAATAGCAGCCTGGTTCTACGGTAATTAAATGGTTTTCTTCCAGTTCCAGATCAACCCTTAACCGAGCTCCGAAATATGTTTTCGGATTTAGGTTTTCTTCCTGCCCTGTATCACGGACTCTCAGGCCTACTAGATGCCCTACTCCGTGAGAATAGAAAAGGGAGACAATTTCTTTTTCGATCAGGTCGCTGAGGTTTCCTTTTAAAATGCCAAGCTGCAGAAGACCTTCTGTAATCACTTTAGCCGAATGGATATGGACATCTCTCCAGAAAACTCCGGCTTTTGACATAGCTACACATTCATGATAAGCTTTCAATACAATAGAATAGAGATCTTTATGTTGTGAAGACATTTCTCCGGAAGAATAAAATGTTCTGGTAACATCTACACAGTAATCAAAAATATCTGCTCCGGCATCTACCAATACAAATTCATTTTCTTTGATTATTTTTTGAGAAGGCAATGCATGCAGAATCGCTGAATTGCTCCCGCTTCCCACAATAGTTTCGTAAGGAACCGTATGGGCTCCGTTTCTGAAAATTTCCGATTCATAAGCGATCTGGAGTTCCCTTTCCGTCATTCCCGGCTGCAGGACAGAAGTTATTTTCTGATATCCTGAATTGGCGATTTCTGCAATATGCCGGATAAAACTAACCTCAGAAGCATCTTTTTTCCTCCTTGTTTTATCCAATAAAGTTTTCAGTTCAAAAGCTTCAGGTGAAGCATCTTTTGCCTGTCCTAAATGGAAGATCCGTGAAAAACGATGGTTTTCCAGAAAATTTTCCAGACTGTTGATATTTTTCCCCTGTGATGAAATCAGAATGTCATTCTTTTCTCCTTCCCAGAAAATCTCTTCATTGGAAATCTCTTTGTGAAACTCAATCCATCCAAGGTCTTTACTGTATAATAAAATCTCTGTTTCGCGTCTTCTTAAAGTCAGCCAGAAATAGGCAGGATGGGGTAAAAAAGGATAAGTAGAATCGAGCCCTCCGGGTTTCTGGATAGGTTCTCCTGAGTGGATCAGTACGGCTTCGTTTGTTTTCAATACTGTATCCCATTGGGAACTCATCTGCTGTTTCCTTGTTTTGATCTGCTCTTCTGAAAAATATTTATTGTGAATCATTGATCTGTTTTATGTGAAACGAAAATATTAATTATTATTTTAAAAAATTATTATCTTTATGTAAAGATTAGATTCATGGAGAAGATCGTATTTGAGAAAAGTGATATAAGGGATTATGTGAAAACCGTGATTTCTGAAAAAATAGAAAAGCTTAAAAAATTTATAGAGTTTACTTTAGAAGCAAGCCGTGATATTAAAAAGACCCCTAAATATGACAGTATGAGAGAGGAGATGCAGGAGGAAATTTACCAGATGCAGCGCCAGCTGGGTGCCTTGAACGATCTTAAAAGAAACATGTCAAAGGTGCTGAATACTTCTACAGAAAAAGTGCAGCTTGGTTCTCTGGTGATTACCAACAAAGCACGTTTTTATATCTCGGTTTCTCTGGGAGAATTCTTTTATGAAGGTGACAGGTTTTATGCCATTTCCCCGGAAAGCCCTATGGCCAAAAAAATGATGGGAATGAGATCCGGCGATGCTTTTACATTGAATAATATCCATCAGAAAATTGTGGAAGTGATTTGATTTTGAAGCTTAGAGTTAAGAGCCAAGAACCAAGATTTCATGCAAGGAAGCCTTTTAGTGATATTTCTCCCAACTGATTTGCAAGCTAATAATCTTCAAACGTTCAAACACGACCACTCGAAAACTAACCAACTATGACATTTCAAAAGCTTCGTACCAACAGATGGAATCATTGGATCATCATTCATGTAAGATATTTGGTGGGATTCGCATTTTTTCCTTCCGGTCTCACAAAATTGGCAGGGAACAGATTTACTTCAATTTCAACGGATACTCCTATCGGGTACTTTTTTGAAGCCATGTACCGGACAGGATTTTACTGGAATTTCCTTGGACTTTGCCAGATCACAGCTGGAATTTTATTGATGACACAGCGCTACGCACTCTTAGGTGCCCTTATGTTCCTTGCGATATTGAGTAATATCTGGATTATTACCATCAGTCTTTCCTTTACCGGAACCTGGGTAATCACTTCCCTGATGATGGTCGCTGTTATCACATTACTGGTCTGGGATTATTATAAACTGGCACCCATTTTTAGTTATAACCGTTCAATGACCATACCCTCTTATCCTGACCCGGATCGAATGTGGATCAATGCAGGTATTATTTATACAGCTTGTCTTATGGGACTGTCTTTGCCCGGACCTGTGCATAAAGATTGGGGACAATGGATTTCAAGAATATTGGTTTTAGCGGTATTTCTTACATTTCTGGTTTCTAACTACAAAATGTATAAAAAGCGTAGTCTGTTGTTAAAAAATCAGGTATAGATTAATGTAATGCATTCAATTACATATTGTAAATTTGCAGTATGAATAATGCAGAAATTTTAAAACAAATCATAGAGCAGAGAAGAAGCATCTTTCCAAAAGATTATTCTGAAAATGAAATACCTCAGGAAATAATAGACGAGATTATACACTCGGCAACATTGGCTCCGAATCATAAGCGTACAAAACCTTGGCGTTTCAAGACTTTCAAAGGAGAAGAAAAAGCAAAATTAGCTTCAGAAATGCAGGCTATTTACAAAGCGACACAATCTGAACAGACTTTTTTAGAGAAAAAATACCAGGATATTGGTTTTAAAATCAATAAAGCCAATGCCGTAGTTTCCATTGTGGTTAATTTCAGCGGCATGGTTCCGGAATGGGAAGAGATCGCAGCCGTTTCCATGGCAGTTCAGAATATGTATCTTACCTGTACAGCCAATAATATAGGATGCTACTGGAGTTCTCCGGCTATTGTAAATCATCTTAAAGAATCTTTAACCATTGAGGAAAACCAGAAATGCCTGGGGCTTTTCTATATGGGTTCAATACATTAAAAATATTCAAGATTTTTTTATTTTACCGGGGTGATGCCAATTGTTCAAGCGAGGCTGCTATTTCTTCAACCGTCATCACTTCAGTATTAAATTCAAAATCGGCACCTTCCTGTAACAAAGGCTGGATGTTTTCAAAGTTCCAGATAATTTCGTCGCGCTCATGGGGTAATTGCCCATATGGATTGGAAGTTCGAGTGGAAACCCTTTCAAGAATGGTTTCAATTGAGGAGGAAAGTAACAGGATATGATCAAAAAAAGGATAGAGATTCACCTGATTGGAACAGCACCCGGCTATAAAAACAGGTGAAATAAGCGGTTTTGAAACTGATTTTTTTATTTTTTCTTCCTTTAATAGCCATTCCGGGGTATCACCTGATAAGGAAAGTTCCTTCCAGTCTCCATAATCGGTGTCAATGGCTGTAAAGCCCTTTTCGCTGAGATGTTGAATAACGGATGACTTTCCTGTTCCCGACATTCCTGTAATGTAAATGCTTTTCATTCCAATCAGTTTTTGGGCTAAAGATAAAGCATAATTTCCAGCCGGAATTATTAAAACAGCAGTTTCCGGACAGTTTCACGGATATGCTTTTTTAGCATTTTACAATAATTACATTTTTGCATTGATAGATTGGATTTTTTGTTTATCTTTGCACTCTTAAATATTTAACTGGGACGAGTTCCCATAAAATTCACAACATTATGTCAGTAAAAATCAGATTACAAAGACACGGTAAAAAAGGTAAGCCTTTCTTCCACATCGTGGTTGCAGATTCTAGAGCTAGAAGAGATGGTAGATTCATCGAGAAACTAGGAACTTACAACCCAATTACTAACCCTGCAACTATCGATTTGAACGTTGATTCTGCTGTAAAGTGGTTAAACAACGGTGCTCAGCCAACTGATACTGCAAGAGCGATCCTTTCTTATAAAGGTGCCCTTTACAAAAAACACTTACAAGGTGGTGTTGCTAAAGGAGCTTTTGATGAGGCTGAAGCTGAGAAAAGATTCAATGCTTGGTTAGAAGCAAAAGAACAAAAAGTACAAGGTAAAGTTGAAGGTTTATCTAAAGCTGGAGCTGACGCTAAGAAAGCTGCTTTAGAAGCTGAAGCTAAAGTAAACGAAGCTAGAATCGCTGCTGCTGCACAAGCTGAGGCTGATGCTAAAGCTGCTGAAGAAGCTGCTAATGCACCTGCTGAAGAAGTTGCTGAAGCTACAGAAGGAGAAGCTCCTGCTGCTGAAACTGAAGAAAACACTGAAGCTTAAGACCCAACCTGTATGCGTAAAGAAGATTGCTATTTATTAGGAAAAATCACGCGCAGACATGGCCTTGCGGGAAATGTTATCCTTAAACTGGATACCGACCAACCCGAGCTTTACAATAAATTGGAATCAATATTCGTTGAAATCAACGGATTATTGGTTCCTTTTTTTATTGCAAAATCATCATGGAGCAAAAATGACGCTCTGAATATTGCCTTCAAAAACTCTACCGAAGCATTGGTAGATCAATCTTTAGGGAAAAGTGTCTACTTGCCGCTTTCCAGTCTTCCAACACTTTCAGGGAAGCAGTTTTATTATCACGAAATCATTGGTTTCGATATTCTTGATGAGAATGATAAAGAATGCGGCGTGATAAGATCTGTAAACGACCAGACCGCTCAAAACTATTTCGTAACCAACCTGGACGGAAAAGAAGTGGTAATCCCTATCATTAAAGACTGGATTCTTGAAGTGAACCGGGAAGAAAGGTTTATCAAAATGCAGCTTCCGGAAGGACTTATCGATGTCTTTTTAGTTTCTTCTAAAAAAGACGAATAATCAGTTTTTCAGATAATAAATCTGGAACTTACCCTCTTTCAAATTACTTACCAGAAAATATTTTCCTGTTTTTGCCTGTATAGGATCAGAAGCGATTATTTTTGTATGATCCTCTTTGGTAGAAACCGTTTTATTTCCAACTTTCACATCATAATAATACATATAGACCGGAGTATATCCGAAGGAACCTACAAAATGATTCCCTCTGCTGAACCATTGGTTCCCTGAGACTATTTTATCCTTTATTTTAAATGATACAGAATCTATATATTCTTTACCGATTTCGGGTGAAAAATTGTTTTCCTTCTGAGACAGCTTTATTTTCGGACGAAGCTTGATATAGAAAGGGTCAGCTTCCTCAGAGAATACAGTAGAATCCTTGACATTCAGCTCCTGTAAAAGATTTGAAGATACAAAATACGTATTTTTCTGCCCCGGATTAAACAGGTAACTGTCACTGTATTTTGCATAATCCCCAATTCCGGCGCTCATTTCATCGGGAATCAAAAGGATTTGACTGACTTTATCTAAAATGTTTTTCTG
Above is a window of Chryseobacterium shigense DNA encoding:
- a CDS encoding SRPBCC family protein; this translates as MKTLLKILGVIILLAVVYVIIAMLAFSKDYHFEKSVVINAPKEKVWQHVGSLKEYNVWDPFSKADKDIVITYSGTGDKVGDSYHWKGNDKVGEGEQSVTEIVPNEKLITKLHFIKPFEGDAKANLILTPEGNGTKVTWSIDNELNTMMKIMKPMMDSNMNTMFEQGLGDLKKIAEK
- a CDS encoding M24 family metallopeptidase, whose protein sequence is MIHNKYFSEEQIKTRKQQMSSQWDTVLKTNEAVLIHSGEPIQKPGGLDSTYPFLPHPAYFWLTLRRRETEILLYSKDLGWIEFHKEISNEEIFWEGEKNDILISSQGKNINSLENFLENHRFSRIFHLGQAKDASPEAFELKTLLDKTRRKKDASEVSFIRHIAEIANSGYQKITSVLQPGMTERELQIAYESEIFRNGAHTVPYETIVGSGSNSAILHALPSQKIIKENEFVLVDAGADIFDYCVDVTRTFYSSGEMSSQHKDLYSIVLKAYHECVAMSKAGVFWRDVHIHSAKVITEGLLQLGILKGNLSDLIEKEIVSLFYSHGVGHLVGLRVRDTGQEENLNPKTYFGARLRVDLELEENHLITVEPGCYFMPAILESAYQQKKFYDDINWTELKKWYDIGGVRIEDNILIKNDGNENLTNCIAKTEY
- a CDS encoding DoxX family membrane protein, whose amino-acid sequence is MTFQKLRTNRWNHWIIIHVRYLVGFAFFPSGLTKLAGNRFTSISTDTPIGYFFEAMYRTGFYWNFLGLCQITAGILLMTQRYALLGALMFLAILSNIWIITISLSFTGTWVITSLMMVAVITLLVWDYYKLAPIFSYNRSMTIPSYPDPDRMWINAGIIYTACLMGLSLPGPVHKDWGQWISRILVLAVFLTFLVSNYKMYKKRSLLLKNQV
- a CDS encoding nitroreductase, yielding MNNAEILKQIIEQRRSIFPKDYSENEIPQEIIDEIIHSATLAPNHKRTKPWRFKTFKGEEKAKLASEMQAIYKATQSEQTFLEKKYQDIGFKINKANAVVSIVVNFSGMVPEWEEIAAVSMAVQNMYLTCTANNIGCYWSSPAIVNHLKESLTIEENQKCLGLFYMGSIH
- a CDS encoding AAA family ATPase, which translates into the protein MKSIYITGMSGTGKSSVIQHLSEKGFTAIDTDYGDWKELSLSGDTPEWLLKEEKIKKSVSKPLISPVFIAGCCSNQVNLYPFFDHILLLSSSIETILERVSTRTSNPYGQLPHERDEIIWNFENIQPLLQEGADFEFNTEVMTVEEIAASLEQLASPR
- a CDS encoding 30S ribosomal protein S16, which translates into the protein MSVKIRLQRHGKKGKPFFHIVVADSRARRDGRFIEKLGTYNPITNPATIDLNVDSAVKWLNNGAQPTDTARAILSYKGALYKKHLQGGVAKGAFDEAEAEKRFNAWLEAKEQKVQGKVEGLSKAGADAKKAALEAEAKVNEARIAAAAQAEADAKAAEEAANAPAEEVAEATEGEAPAAETEENTEA
- the rimM gene encoding ribosome maturation factor RimM (Essential for efficient processing of 16S rRNA), which encodes MRKEDCYLLGKITRRHGLAGNVILKLDTDQPELYNKLESIFVEINGLLVPFFIAKSSWSKNDALNIAFKNSTEALVDQSLGKSVYLPLSSLPTLSGKQFYYHEIIGFDILDENDKECGVIRSVNDQTAQNYFVTNLDGKEVVIPIIKDWILEVNREERFIKMQLPEGLIDVFLVSSKKDE